A region of the Cellulomonas sp. WB94 genome:
GACGTGGTCGTCCTGCACCCGCGTGAGGTGCCACACGAGCCAGGCGAGCGAGTTGCCGCGACCCTCGGGACGCTCCGCGAGCTGCTCGGGCGACAGGCCACCGACCACCTCCTCGACCACCTCACGGATGCGACCGAACGCGTCGACGAGAACCTCGGCTGATGTCATGACGACCCCTTCGTGGAGCGACTCGCGGACGTCAGCACGCTAGTCCGGTCCGCACGGCGCCCGCAGGTCGACCGTGGGCACCCGCCGTCTCGGCTCGCGGCCCGTCCGCACCGCTTGTAGCGTCCCGACGCAACGAGATGTCGGCATCGACCGAAGGAGTCCCGTGACCGCGACGACGTCCTCCACCTCCACCGACGAGGTCCGCCGCTCACCTGTTCGGCGGTTCCTCGACGTGCTCGGCCCTGGGCTCGTGACCGGAGCCTCGGACGACGACCCGTCCGGGGTGGCGACCTACGCGCAGGCCGGCGCCACGTTCGGCAACGGCATGCTCTGGACCGCGCCGGTCACGCTGCCGCTCATGATCGCCGTGCAGGAGATCTGCGACCGCACGGCCCTCGCCACGGGCAAGAGCCTCGGCGCCCTGGCGCGCGTGAAGTTCGGGACGAAGGCCACGGCGGTCACCGCGGTGCTCCTCGTCGCCCTGATCGGTGCGAACACCCTCAACCTGGCGGCCGACCTGATGGCGATCGGCCAGGGGATGCAGCTCCTGCACGCGGGCCCGGCCCCGCTCTGGGCGGCTCTGGCCGGCGTCGGCATCGCCCTGACCGTGACGCTGGGCTCGTTCGGGTCCATCGAGCGCGTCTTCAAGTGGCTCTGCATGGCGCTGCTGGCGTACGTCGTCGTGCTCTTCGCGGTCAAGGTCGACTGGGCGGACGTCGCGCACGGGCTGACCGCCCAGCAGCTCGAGCTCAAGCCTGCCTACCTCTCGCTCGTCGTCGCTGTGCTGGGGACGAGCATCTCCCCGTATCTCTTCTTCTGGCAGAGCGCCCACCGCATCGAGGAGCTGCGCGCGGAGGACCTCGCCGGGGACGCCGCCCCGGCCCTCCACCACCGTGGACCGCAGGGCGCCCGCCGCAAGCTCCGCAACGCACGCATCGACGTCGTGGTGGGCATGGCCTTCTCGGTGGTCGTGATGTTCGCGATCATGGCAGCGACGGCGGCGACCCTCGGGGCGGAGGGGAAGACCATCACGAGTGCGGCGGACGCCGCACGCGCCCTCGAGCCGATCGCCGGGAGCGCATCGGGCTACCTCTTCGCCGCCGGGTTCGTCGGCTCCGGCATGCTCGCGGTGCCCGTCCTCGCGGCGTCAGGCTCTGCCGGGCTCGCGGGTCTGCTCGGCAAGCCCTGGGGGCTCGACCGCAGTCCACGCCGCGCGCCGGCCTTCTACGCACTGCTCCTCGTCGGCATGGTGGGCGGGACCATCCTGAGCGTCGTCGAGTCGAACCCCATCCAGCTCCTCGTCCTCAGCGCCGTGGTCAACGGGATCGCCGCCGGTCCGTTCCTCGTCGTCGTCATGCTCATCTCCCGGGACCGTCAGCTGATGGGCAGGTACCGCAACGGCCGGCTCGCGGCGACGCTCGGCTGGACGACGACAGCGATCATGCTCGTCGCCGGCGTCGTGGGCCTCTGGCTGACCGTCACCGGCAGCTGACCGAAGCCGCGCGCCGTCGCCGGGCGCCGGGCATACCCTCTCCATGGCCCCGTCATGTCGCGAGGTCCCGGCTCGACGTGGGAGAACACAGATGTCCGAACGCACGATCGTCATCACCGGCGCGAGCGACGGGATCGGCGCCGCGGCTGCGCGCGAGCTGGCCCGCACCGGGGACCGCGTGGTCGTCGTCGGGCGCTCGGCGGAGAAGACCCGCGCGGTCGCGGCCGAGCTCGGTGCCGAGGCGTTCCTGGCCGACTTCGCCCGGCTCGACGACGTGCGCGAGCTGGCCGACCGGCTGCTCGAGGCCTACCCCCGCATCGACGTCCTCGCCAACAACGCCGGCGGCATCATGGGCGAGCGCGCGGACACCGTCGACGGCCACGAGAAGACCTTCCAGGTGAACCACCTCGCCCCGTTCCTCCTGACCACGCTGCTCCTCGAGCGGCTGATCGAGTCGAGTGGCCGCGTCATCGCCACCTCCAGCGTCGCCAACTCGGCCTTCGGCCATCTCGAGATCGACGACCTCGACGCCCGCGAGAAGTACTCGACGAACAAGGCGTACGGCGACTCGAAGCTCGCCAACATCCTGTTCACCAAGGAGCTGGACACGCGCTACGCCGACCGCGGCCTGACGACGGCCTCGTTCCACCCTGGTGGGGTCGCGACCAACTTCGCGGCCGACTCGACCAGCCCGATGCGGTTCGTCTACAACACCGTGCTTCGGCGGGTCCTCATCTCCCCGGAGAAGGGCGCGGACACGTTGGTCTGGCTCGCGACGTCGGAGCCCGGTGCGGACTGGGTCTCCGGGGAGTACTACGTCAAGCGCAAGGTCGCCAAGGCGAACCCGCAGGCGTACGACGCCGACCTGGCCCGCGAGCTGTGGGACCGCAGCGCCGCCATGGTGGGCTAGCTGCGCTGCTCGGCCGGCTGGGCGGTCAGCTGCCCTGCCCCATGCTCCACAGGGTCCAGATGGCGGTGCGCATCGTGCGCGGCTGGTGCAGCGTCGCGACGATGGCGCTCGCCACGTCCTGCGGGGTCAGCCACTCGCTGGACCGCGGGTCGTCCTCCGTGCGCCCGGCGCCGACCGCGAACTCGGTCGTCGTCCCGGCCGGGCAGATCAGCGTGACGCGGATCCCCTGCTCGCGCAGCTCGCGGTCGAGCGCGCCGGCGAGCCCCACCTGCGCGTGCTTGGTGCCGGCGTAGACCGCCTCGTCGGCGCCCCCGCGGAACCCCGCGACGCTCGACACGATCACGACGTCGCCGCCGTTCCCCGTGAGCAGCGCCGGTAGCGCCGCGCGCACCGTCCACACCGTGCCCGCGTAGTTGGTGTCCATCATCGTCGCGAGGTCCTCGTCGCTGTGGTCGAGGATCCCGCCGTACATCCCGATGCCTGCGTTGGCGACGACCGAGTCGAGCCGCCCCCACCGGTCGATCGCGGCGGCGACGAGCCGGGCATTGTCGGCCGGCACGCGGACGTCCATCGGGACGCCGACGGCGTTGTCCGCGCCCAGCTCGGCGACGAGCTCGTCGAGCCGCTCGACCCGACGCCCACCCAGTGCGACCCGTGCGCCCTCGGCGACCAGGAGCCGGGCGGTCTCACGCCCGATGCCTGCGGTGGCGCCGGTGAGGGCAACCACGGTTCCGGTGAGGTCACGGGTGGTCGGCATGAGGAGCTCCTGACGGCGAAGGGGTGGCGAGCAGACGACGAGCGGACAACAGATCAATCTATTCCTCCGTGCCACGCTCCTTCGGCGGTTCGAGGGCGTCGAACAGCAGGTTCAGACCCTCAGCAGCATCCGCCGACCGGGCGCCACGCCCGCATGGTCAGGTCCCG
Encoded here:
- a CDS encoding Nramp family divalent metal transporter, which codes for MTATTSSTSTDEVRRSPVRRFLDVLGPGLVTGASDDDPSGVATYAQAGATFGNGMLWTAPVTLPLMIAVQEICDRTALATGKSLGALARVKFGTKATAVTAVLLVALIGANTLNLAADLMAIGQGMQLLHAGPAPLWAALAGVGIALTVTLGSFGSIERVFKWLCMALLAYVVVLFAVKVDWADVAHGLTAQQLELKPAYLSLVVAVLGTSISPYLFFWQSAHRIEELRAEDLAGDAAPALHHRGPQGARRKLRNARIDVVVGMAFSVVVMFAIMAATAATLGAEGKTITSAADAARALEPIAGSASGYLFAAGFVGSGMLAVPVLAASGSAGLAGLLGKPWGLDRSPRRAPAFYALLLVGMVGGTILSVVESNPIQLLVLSAVVNGIAAGPFLVVVMLISRDRQLMGRYRNGRLAATLGWTTTAIMLVAGVVGLWLTVTGS
- a CDS encoding SDR family NAD(P)-dependent oxidoreductase; translated protein: MSERTIVITGASDGIGAAAARELARTGDRVVVVGRSAEKTRAVAAELGAEAFLADFARLDDVRELADRLLEAYPRIDVLANNAGGIMGERADTVDGHEKTFQVNHLAPFLLTTLLLERLIESSGRVIATSSVANSAFGHLEIDDLDAREKYSTNKAYGDSKLANILFTKELDTRYADRGLTTASFHPGGVATNFAADSTSPMRFVYNTVLRRVLISPEKGADTLVWLATSEPGADWVSGEYYVKRKVAKANPQAYDADLARELWDRSAAMVG
- a CDS encoding SDR family oxidoreductase, which produces MPTTRDLTGTVVALTGATAGIGRETARLLVAEGARVALGGRRVERLDELVAELGADNAVGVPMDVRVPADNARLVAAAIDRWGRLDSVVANAGIGMYGGILDHSDEDLATMMDTNYAGTVWTVRAALPALLTGNGGDVVIVSSVAGFRGGADEAVYAGTKHAQVGLAGALDRELREQGIRVTLICPAGTTTEFAVGAGRTEDDPRSSEWLTPQDVASAIVATLHQPRTMRTAIWTLWSMGQGS